A window of the Lolium perenne isolate Kyuss_39 chromosome 7, Kyuss_2.0, whole genome shotgun sequence genome harbors these coding sequences:
- the LOC127315228 gene encoding putative disease resistance RPP13-like protein 1: MNLPSISGADQSRVVTANSRDSVTTSRPLSKIIGRDEDCDKIIAMLHEKEEHGHHDANSAPCYSVVGIHGIGGSGKSTLAQLVCAREKKDAHFELVMWVHVSQEFGVDAIYMEMFEAATGTSCPQLKNRDTLQAMLEEKLHGKRFLLVLDDVWYNIRDVTQSESLQQILSPLQAGEVGSKILVTSRTEDALLALGATKQRCIPISVLDENVFCNLLMHYALHGVPADHHARRTLGDIGKDIAKKLKGSPLAARIVGGQLHIRQNVEFWRSVLDRDLLNETMGVLWWSYHHLREQVKRCFAFCSIFPRRHLLERHELVKLWVAEGFARLTSEGEDMEDVCQEYFDELVSASFLQLRAKEYPHNSDYYLVHDLLHDLAEKAAGSDCFRIENSLKLQGKYSTVEVPPNVRHIFVPIYDEELITKKICQLDNLRTLMIGSGNSLEDVGEQVLKCMFKRLRKLRVLTIIAKDFIGSDVSSDVLVPACIGQLRHLRYLAFRPRHQAIGRRTILPASFAKLCHMQILDFGWSEKVVFSSCEDICSLVNLRHVIGLGDVDLANIGSLMSLRTMATFDVKRGQGHELKQLGNLNKLRGKLSIKGLEKVESKAEALEANLASKEGLSTLQLSWRWSGEADLEVLAEVLEGLCPPKDLKSLIIQGYNGPRYPSWMRNGGPKHVNHLQLFNCSPQPGPELVGFFAHLRELTIEWCSWDALPDYMEHLTSLQTLHITYCQNIQLLPALPQSLARLDLTGCSKVSLGSCCMERLTSLQTLMISSCKSIQSLPTLPQSIKDFKLGTDSEVLLSSCRTAGDPDWQKIKHIPYVSTGNNMENEKTAMKMGVVQDQKEAKKIFYRHLFQFS, from the exons atgAACTTGCCAAGCATAAGTGGTGCAGACCAGAGCCGTGTTGTTACTGCCAACTCACGAGATAGTGTCACTACTTCACGGCCTCTATCAAAGATAATCGGACGAGATGAAGATTGTGATAAGATCATAGCAATGCTTCATGAGAAGGAAGAACATGGTCACCACGATGCCAATAGTGCTCCATGTTATTCTGTTGTTGGCATTCATGGCATTGGTGGTTCGGGGAAATCAACCCTTGCGCAACTTGTTTGTGCCCGTGAGAAAAAAGATGCCCATTTTGAGCTTGTAATGTGGGTTCATGTTTCTCAGGAATTTGGTGTGGATGCCATTTACATGGAGATGTTTGAGGCTGCTACAGGTACTTCATGCCCTCAATTGAAAAATCGTGACACCTTACAAGCTATGTTGGAGGAAAAACTACATGGAAAACGTTTCCTTTTGGTACTAGATGATGTTTGGTACAATATTAGAGATGTGACACAGTCTGAAAGTCTGCAACAGATACTTTCGCCACTGCAGGCTGGAGAGGTGGGAAGCAAGATCCTGGTGACTAGTCGAACTGAAGATGCGTTGTTAGCTCTGGGTGCCACGAAGCAGAGATGTATTCCCATATCAGTCCTAGATGAAAATGTCTTCTGCAATTTGCTCATGCACTATGCACTCCATGGCGTACCTGCTGATCATCATGCTCGTAGAACACTGGGAGACATTGGGAAAGATATTGCAAAAAAGCTGAAGGGGTCACCTCTAGCAGCCAGAATAGTTGGAGGACAACTGCATATAAGGCAAAACGTCGAGTTTTGGAGAAGCGTTCTTGATCGGGACCTTTTGAACGAGACAATGGGGGTACTGTGGTGGAGCTACCATCATCTTCGTGAGCAGGTCAAGCGATGCTTTGCTTTCTGCAGTATTTTTCCTCGAAGACATTTGTTGGAACGTCACGAGTTAGTAAAGCTATGGGTTGCAGAAGGGTTTGCTAGATTGACTAGTGAAGGGGAGGACATGGAAGATGTTTGCCAGGAATACTTTGATGAACTAGTGTCAGCCTCGTTTCTGCAACTTAGAGCAAAGGAATATCCCCATAATAGCGACTACTATTTAGTTCATGATCTGTTGCATGATTTAGCGGAGAAGGCCGCTGGAAGCGACTGTTTCAGAATCGAAAATAGTTTGAAACTGCAAGGAAAATACTCAACAGTGGAAGTTCCTCCAAACGTCCGACACATCTTTGTTCCGATCTATGATGAAGAATTGATTACTAAGAAGATATGCCAATTGGACAACTTACGGACTCTCATGATTGGTAGTGGAAATAGTCTGGAAGATGTTGGGGAGCAAGTCCTGAAGTGTATGTTTAAGAGGCTAAGGAAGTTGCGTGTGCTTACCATAATTGCCAAAGATTTTATAGGTTCTGACGTCTCCTCAGATGTGCTAGTCCCAGCATGTATTGGTCAATTAAGGCACCTGAGATATCTTGCTTTTCGGCCTCGTCATCAGGCTATAGGTCGGAGGACGATTTTACCGGCCAGTTTTGCAAAGCTATGCCACATGCAGATTCTAGATTTTGGATGGAGTGAGAAAGTGGTGTTTTCCTCTTGTGAAGATATTTGTAGCCTCGTTAACTTGCGGCATGTAATCGGCCTCGGAGATGTGGATCTTGCAAACATCGGCAGTCTGATGTCACTCCGAACAATGGCAACCTTTGATGTAAAAAGGGGACAAGGCCATGAGTTAAAGCAACTCGGGAACCTAAACAAGCTTCGCGGAAAGCTGTCGATCAAGGGCCTGGAAAAGGTTGAAAGCAAGGCGGAAGCTCTGGAGGCTAATCTGGCCAGTAAGGAAGGGCTCAGTACACTGCAACTGTCCTGGAGGTGGAGTGGTGAAGCGGATCTAGAAGTTCTGGCAGAGGTACTCGAGGGTCTTTGCCCACCCAAAGATCTTAAATCACTGATTATCCAAGGTTACAATGGCCCGAGGTATCCAAGTTGGATGCGCAATGGTGGCCCAAAGCACGTGAACCATCTCCAGCTCTTCAATTGCAGCCCACAACCTGGTCCTGAACTTGTTGGGTTTTTCGCTCATCTCCGTGAGCTCACGATTGAGTGGTGCAGCTGGGACGCCTTGCCAGATTACATGGAGCACCTGACGTCACTGCAGACGCTGCACATCACGTACTGCCAGAATATTCAGTTACTTCCAGCACTACCGCAGTCTCTTGCGCGCTTAGACCTGACAGGCTGCAGTAAGGTGTCGTTGGGCTCGTGTTGCATGGAGCGCCTGACATCACTGCAGACGCTAATGATTTCTTCTTGCAAGAGTATTCAGTCACTTCCAACACTGCCTCAGTCTATTAAGGACTTCAAACTCGGTACCGACAGTGAGGTGTTGCTGAGTTCGTGCAGAACAGCTGGAGATCCAGATTGGCAAAAGATTAAGCACATTCCGTACGTATCAACAG GCAACAATATGGAAAATGAAAAAACTGCGATGAAAATGGGAGTTGTACAAGACCAGAAGGAAGCGAAGAAGATATTTTATCGTCACCTTTTCCAGTTTTCCTGA